Proteins encoded together in one Microbacterium oxydans window:
- a CDS encoding DUF6716 putative glycosyltransferase: MTTAPGIRVVAIADADSFVKWAASLLGSVPGLRPHLLLVRTPLTASAAQERTALAGTTLGAEDVTRIGFAEAAAWLEGQRPDVVLLAGRGPFVRLMGRVIDALQHRPVTVSGLPGMAIPAQRGALDYRRHTDLLVVHSHREVRAFEELGRRIGVQTPVALATLPFARRRQRMLHPERARVDAVVGPRGGVAVAVADRPASTAPVRPPATDIVFAAQALVPVAREERAEIAATLVRAAEADPGRRVVVKLRSRPGESETHLEREPYAGLLPSRLPANLVFSYDSMSTSLETAAGLVTVSSTAAIEATALGVPVIALDSFGVSKSLLNTVFVGSGLLGGRSEVVAGRFRHPHPDWLRENYFHPEAESTWWERVEQLVALRRSGALPARRVPAPRGGSLHEAWHRASVLGAEERTLRGTVALAVGAPATRALAALRRRTAPAGGGTWSDASTDYTLEPNPFEDSIRR, encoded by the coding sequence ATGACGACCGCCCCCGGCATCCGCGTCGTCGCCATCGCGGACGCCGACTCGTTCGTGAAGTGGGCGGCGTCGCTGCTCGGCTCCGTGCCGGGACTGCGCCCGCACCTGCTGCTCGTGCGCACGCCGCTCACGGCCAGCGCGGCGCAGGAGCGCACAGCACTCGCCGGCACGACGCTCGGCGCCGAAGACGTCACCCGGATCGGGTTCGCGGAGGCCGCCGCCTGGCTCGAGGGTCAGCGCCCCGACGTCGTCCTCCTCGCGGGGCGCGGACCGTTCGTGCGACTGATGGGGCGCGTGATCGACGCGCTGCAGCATCGGCCCGTCACGGTCTCGGGACTGCCGGGCATGGCCATCCCCGCACAGCGCGGGGCGCTGGACTACCGCCGGCACACCGACCTGCTGGTGGTGCACTCACATCGCGAGGTGCGGGCGTTCGAGGAGCTCGGCCGTCGGATCGGCGTGCAGACCCCCGTGGCGCTCGCCACCCTGCCGTTCGCCCGCCGGCGGCAGCGGATGCTGCACCCGGAGCGGGCCCGTGTGGACGCTGTCGTCGGACCGCGCGGCGGTGTCGCCGTCGCCGTCGCCGACCGCCCGGCCTCGACCGCGCCGGTCCGGCCTCCGGCGACGGACATCGTCTTCGCCGCGCAGGCTCTCGTGCCGGTCGCGCGCGAGGAGCGCGCCGAGATCGCAGCCACTCTCGTCCGAGCGGCCGAGGCCGACCCGGGCCGTCGCGTCGTGGTGAAGCTGCGATCACGGCCGGGGGAGTCCGAGACGCACCTCGAGCGCGAACCGTACGCGGGGCTGCTGCCCTCGCGCCTGCCCGCGAACCTCGTCTTCTCGTACGACTCGATGAGCACGTCGCTGGAGACGGCCGCGGGACTGGTCACGGTGAGCTCGACCGCCGCGATCGAGGCCACCGCCCTCGGGGTGCCCGTCATCGCGCTCGACTCTTTCGGGGTGAGCAAGAGCCTGCTGAACACGGTGTTCGTGGGGAGCGGGCTGCTCGGCGGTCGCAGCGAGGTCGTGGCCGGGCGCTTCCGGCATCCGCATCCGGACTGGCTGCGCGAGAACTACTTCCACCCCGAGGCGGAGTCGACGTGGTGGGAGCGCGTCGAGCAGCTGGTGGCTCTGCGCCGTTCGGGCGCCCTGCCGGCGCGACGCGTGCCCGCGCCCCGCGGCGGATCGCTGCACGAGGCCTGGCACCGCGCGAGTGTGCTCGGGGCGGAGGAGCGCACGCTGCGCGGGACGGTCGCGCTCGCGGTGGGCGCTCCGGCGACGCGGGCGCTCGCCGCGCTGCGTCGGCGCACGGCGCCGGCCGGGGGAGGTACCTGGTCCGACGCCTCGACCGACTACACGCTCGAGCCGAACCCGTTCGAGGACTCGATCCGGCGCTGA
- a CDS encoding acylneuraminate cytidylyltransferase, whose product MDEQRPLTVAIIPARGGSKQVPRKNLQRVGGVPLVERAVRAAATAPGIDLVVVSTDDDEIAAVASSAGARVIRRPAEISGDTVTSESAILHALDALEADGLRVEIVAFLQATSPFIPSEALAAAVEEIRADRADSVFAAHETYGFLWREGDAGDAIAINHDAAHRPRRQDREPHHLETGAFYVFRAAGFRESRHRFFGRIRIAAVPEWTAIEIDDADQLRVARALATLHEVPQPIPVRAVVTDFDGVHTDDTAIIDADGGERVRVSREDGMGVALLRRAGVPLLILSTEVNPVVRARADKLRVPVLHGIDDKESALRNWAEENEVALADIAYLGNDVNDLPAMRIVGWPIAVANAHPRVLEEARVVLSRRGGEGAVRELIERVLSS is encoded by the coding sequence ATGGACGAGCAGAGACCCCTGACGGTGGCGATCATCCCGGCGCGCGGTGGATCGAAGCAGGTGCCGCGCAAGAACCTGCAGCGCGTCGGCGGGGTCCCCCTGGTCGAGCGGGCGGTCCGGGCCGCGGCGACGGCGCCGGGCATCGACCTGGTGGTCGTCTCCACCGACGACGACGAGATCGCGGCGGTGGCGTCCTCCGCCGGCGCCCGCGTCATCCGGCGCCCGGCGGAGATCTCCGGAGACACCGTGACGTCGGAGAGCGCGATCCTGCATGCGCTGGACGCGCTCGAGGCGGACGGCCTGCGGGTCGAGATCGTCGCCTTCCTCCAGGCGACCTCGCCGTTCATCCCGAGCGAGGCGCTCGCGGCGGCGGTGGAGGAGATCCGTGCCGATCGCGCGGACAGCGTCTTCGCGGCACACGAGACCTACGGCTTCCTGTGGCGGGAGGGCGACGCCGGAGACGCGATCGCGATCAACCACGACGCCGCGCACCGTCCCCGTCGACAGGACCGCGAACCGCACCACCTCGAGACCGGGGCGTTCTACGTGTTCCGGGCCGCGGGTTTCCGGGAGAGCAGGCATCGGTTCTTCGGCAGGATCCGCATCGCGGCGGTGCCGGAGTGGACGGCCATCGAGATCGACGACGCGGATCAGCTCCGTGTCGCACGCGCGCTCGCCACCCTGCACGAGGTCCCTCAGCCGATCCCGGTGCGCGCGGTCGTGACCGACTTCGACGGCGTGCACACCGACGACACCGCGATCATCGACGCCGACGGGGGCGAGCGGGTGCGGGTCAGCCGCGAGGACGGGATGGGCGTCGCCCTGCTGCGTCGCGCGGGGGTGCCGCTGCTGATCCTCTCCACCGAGGTCAACCCCGTCGTCCGCGCGCGTGCCGACAAGCTCCGGGTCCCCGTGCTGCACGGCATCGACGACAAGGAGTCCGCGCTGCGGAACTGGGCGGAGGAGAACGAGGTGGCTCTCGCCGACATCGCCTACCTCGGCAACGACGTCAACGACCTCCCGGCGATGCGGATCGTGGGATGGCCGATCGCGGTGGCGAACGCGCATCCGCGGGTGCTCGAGGAGGCCCGGGTCGTGCTGAGCCGCCGGGGCGGAGAAGGCGCCGTCCGGGAGCTCATCGAACGGGTGTTGTCGAGCTGA
- a CDS encoding ABC transporter ATP-binding protein, with protein MTTSLLARDITLGYGETPIVSDLSLEVPDNSFTIIIGPNACGKSTLLRGFARLLRPTTGTVLLDGDELRSLKPKEAARKLGLLPQSSIAPDGITVADLVGRGRFPHQSALRTWSSADERAVSEAMAATGVTDLSRRLVDELSGGQRQRVWVAMALAQQTPHLLLDEPTTFLDIAHQIDLMELFADLHRSGTTLVAVLHDLNHAARYATHLVAMRDGAIVAQGDPREIITAELVQAVYDLPCKVITDPVSGTPLVLPLGRRTP; from the coding sequence ATGACCACTTCGCTGCTGGCCCGCGACATCACGCTGGGCTACGGAGAGACGCCCATCGTCTCCGACCTGTCGCTCGAGGTGCCCGACAACTCGTTCACGATCATCATCGGACCGAACGCGTGCGGCAAGTCGACCCTGCTCCGCGGATTCGCCCGCCTGCTGCGTCCGACCACCGGCACCGTCCTGCTCGACGGCGACGAGCTGCGCTCCCTCAAGCCGAAGGAGGCCGCCCGCAAGCTGGGGCTCCTCCCCCAGTCGTCGATCGCCCCCGACGGCATCACGGTCGCCGACCTCGTGGGGCGCGGACGGTTCCCGCACCAGAGCGCCCTGCGCACGTGGAGCAGCGCCGACGAGCGCGCGGTCTCCGAGGCGATGGCCGCCACCGGCGTCACCGACCTGTCGCGGCGCCTGGTCGACGAGCTCTCCGGCGGACAGCGGCAGCGCGTCTGGGTGGCGATGGCCCTCGCCCAGCAGACCCCGCACCTGCTGCTCGACGAGCCGACGACCTTCCTCGACATCGCGCACCAGATCGATCTCATGGAGCTGTTCGCCGACCTGCACCGCAGCGGCACCACGCTCGTCGCCGTGCTGCACGATCTGAACCACGCCGCCCGCTACGCGACGCACCTCGTGGCGATGCGCGACGGGGCCATCGTGGCGCAGGGCGACCCGCGCGAGATCATCACCGCCGAGCTCGTGCAGGCCGTGTACGACCTGCCGTGCAAGGTCATCACCGACCCCGTCTCGGGAACCCCGCTGGTGCTCCCGCTCGGTCGGCGGACACCGTGA
- a CDS encoding ABC transporter ATP-binding protein produces the protein MSDQTSTTLLPIASSTRVRAVVGGLLRQHPGRTAAVAALFLAASGLGIVMPACLGRIVDAVSSDAGFATIAGWVAGAGLGAIGAAVVMLWAVRVLTGLVQDMLASLREDVFASAMRLPVSSVDDGESADLLSRVTGDVDAVAEAGGNVAPTLLSAGFAIGVSVVALTTLDPWLALAGIASAPFYLLGTRAFLRKSRVVFREVRVREAARSQAVLDAVEGIETLTAFNEQEQALERVRERAEASIHMQIEGVRVTNRLFRWINGGELVGLAAILGTGFLLQSAGAITVGAVTTAALLFHRLFGPVGQLIFGLNDIQRAAIGLARLVGVIDLAPASVARETAPDAALSSSAGIEVRELTFLYPATGRGISDVTLQVDHGTTAALVGTSGSGKSTLARVIAGHHPPTAGSVYLASSTEAPYYLSQELHQFRGTIADNLRLVAPQASHDEMVAALQAVGAQWAVEALTIEIDDSSAEPAVPMDEGRIQQLAVARAFLADPDVVILDEATADVGLHHREAVEEAIAALRRGRTALLIAHRLQQAVTAEQIIVFADGRATQRGTHDELLAADGPYRDSWLAQTRSTSHPTPTDPSPHEETETP, from the coding sequence ATGAGTGACCAGACCTCGACGACGCTGCTGCCGATCGCCTCCAGCACCCGGGTGCGTGCGGTCGTGGGCGGGCTGCTGCGACAGCACCCCGGTCGCACCGCTGCCGTGGCCGCGCTCTTCCTCGCGGCATCCGGTCTCGGCATCGTGATGCCCGCGTGTCTGGGGCGCATCGTGGATGCCGTGTCATCCGACGCGGGCTTCGCGACCATCGCCGGGTGGGTCGCCGGCGCGGGTCTGGGCGCCATCGGCGCGGCCGTGGTGATGCTGTGGGCGGTCCGCGTTCTCACCGGTCTGGTGCAGGACATGCTCGCGAGCCTGCGCGAAGACGTGTTCGCCTCGGCGATGCGGCTTCCGGTGAGCTCGGTCGACGACGGCGAGAGCGCCGACCTCCTGTCCCGCGTCACCGGTGACGTGGATGCCGTGGCGGAGGCCGGAGGGAACGTGGCTCCGACGCTGCTGTCCGCGGGTTTCGCGATCGGGGTCTCCGTGGTCGCGCTGACCACTCTCGACCCCTGGCTGGCGCTGGCGGGCATCGCCTCGGCGCCGTTCTACCTCCTCGGGACACGGGCGTTCCTGCGGAAGTCGCGCGTGGTGTTCCGCGAGGTGCGGGTCCGGGAGGCGGCACGCAGCCAGGCCGTGCTCGATGCGGTCGAGGGCATCGAGACCCTCACCGCCTTCAACGAGCAGGAGCAGGCGCTGGAGCGCGTGCGTGAGCGTGCCGAGGCGTCGATCCACATGCAGATCGAGGGCGTGCGAGTGACGAACCGGCTGTTCCGGTGGATCAACGGCGGCGAACTCGTCGGTCTGGCCGCGATCCTCGGCACCGGCTTCCTGCTGCAGTCCGCCGGCGCGATCACGGTGGGAGCGGTCACCACGGCGGCGCTGCTCTTCCACCGGCTGTTCGGCCCGGTCGGACAGCTGATCTTCGGACTCAACGACATCCAGCGAGCGGCGATCGGACTCGCGCGTCTCGTCGGGGTCATCGACCTCGCTCCGGCATCCGTCGCCCGCGAGACGGCGCCCGATGCCGCGCTGTCGTCGTCCGCCGGTATCGAGGTGCGCGAACTGACCTTCCTCTACCCGGCCACGGGTCGCGGCATCAGCGACGTGACGCTCCAGGTCGACCACGGAACCACGGCCGCGCTGGTCGGCACGTCCGGATCGGGCAAGAGCACCCTCGCACGGGTGATCGCCGGGCACCATCCGCCGACCGCGGGCAGCGTGTACCTCGCGTCGAGCACGGAGGCCCCCTACTACCTGTCGCAGGAGCTGCACCAGTTCCGCGGGACGATCGCCGACAACCTGCGGCTGGTCGCTCCGCAGGCGAGTCACGACGAGATGGTCGCGGCACTGCAGGCGGTCGGCGCGCAGTGGGCGGTCGAGGCACTGACGATCGAGATCGACGACTCCTCCGCGGAGCCCGCCGTGCCGATGGACGAGGGCCGCATCCAGCAGCTCGCCGTCGCGCGGGCGTTCCTCGCCGATCCGGACGTCGTGATCCTCGACGAGGCCACCGCCGACGTCGGCCTCCACCATCGCGAGGCCGTGGAGGAGGCGATCGCCGCCCTGCGCCGAGGACGCACGGCCCTGCTCATCGCGCACCGCCTGCAGCAGGCCGTCACCGCCGAGCAGATCATCGTCTTCGCCGACGGCCGTGCGACGCAGCGCGGCACGCACGACGAGCTCCTCGCGGCCGACGGGCCCTACCGCGACTCCTGGCTCGCGCAGACCCGCAGCACCTCCCACCCGACCCCCACCGACCCATCCCCCCACGAAGAGACGGAGACTCCGTGA
- a CDS encoding polysialyltransferase family glycosyltransferase — translation MTQIFALHSAYGLATAVAAIDAGLLDDSSSGSAGARLLVPFTSARVPETAVGIADELVLRTLRARFDRIEPLEALLGPLHPSSWEPAEADLPMLERLFTRAWQLDPGELELFVQSPQVAPARTLMSLFPRARITIVGDGLMTYSPMRVRLPYSVAARVGRVVHADVVPGVRPLVGAPDAEIVPVPPAAFAAALRETDPGGGDSALESSLESASDGVPTVLVLGQYLSALGVITAAEEIELQRQLIDRAAGWAPGRIVFKPHPAAPPLVTSAVRARAAAHGIPLVEYRGPLAAELLAERLDAVAVVAGFSTALPTVRTLFGRAIGSAGNDTVLSVLTPYENSNRIPVTLVDALTRESSSYADPERLQLLVDAVGYAMQPEIAGHLRGRAEELLAELDPAERERYFTPRRLVELGLPGSPRENALRRALRPVGGVGRIEEWRLHALGARRRAGRAWRAIRGR, via the coding sequence ATGACGCAGATCTTCGCCCTGCACAGCGCCTATGGGCTCGCCACCGCCGTCGCCGCGATCGACGCCGGGCTGCTCGACGACAGCTCGTCCGGGAGCGCCGGTGCGCGCCTGCTCGTGCCGTTCACCTCCGCCCGCGTGCCCGAGACGGCGGTGGGCATCGCGGACGAGCTCGTGCTGCGGACGCTGCGTGCGCGGTTCGACCGCATCGAGCCGCTCGAAGCGCTGCTCGGCCCCCTGCATCCGAGTTCGTGGGAGCCTGCGGAGGCCGACCTCCCGATGCTGGAGAGGCTGTTCACGCGCGCCTGGCAGCTCGATCCGGGCGAGCTGGAGCTGTTCGTGCAGAGCCCGCAGGTGGCGCCGGCCCGCACGCTGATGTCGCTGTTCCCCCGGGCGCGGATCACGATCGTGGGCGACGGGCTCATGACCTACTCGCCGATGCGGGTGCGGCTGCCGTATTCGGTCGCGGCGCGCGTCGGACGGGTGGTCCACGCCGACGTCGTCCCCGGCGTCCGACCGCTGGTCGGGGCGCCCGACGCCGAGATCGTGCCGGTGCCTCCGGCGGCCTTCGCGGCCGCACTGAGGGAGACGGATCCGGGTGGCGGCGACTCCGCCCTCGAATCCTCCCTCGAATCCGCGTCGGATGGTGTGCCGACCGTGCTCGTGCTCGGCCAGTATCTGTCGGCGCTGGGCGTGATCACGGCCGCGGAGGAGATCGAGCTGCAGCGGCAGCTCATCGATCGGGCGGCGGGATGGGCGCCGGGGCGCATCGTCTTCAAGCCGCATCCGGCTGCGCCGCCCCTGGTGACCTCCGCGGTCCGGGCCCGGGCGGCCGCGCACGGCATCCCCCTCGTCGAGTACCGCGGACCGCTCGCGGCCGAGCTGCTCGCGGAACGGCTCGATGCGGTCGCGGTCGTCGCCGGCTTCTCGACCGCGCTTCCGACCGTCCGCACGCTCTTCGGGCGCGCGATCGGGTCGGCGGGGAACGACACCGTGCTCTCGGTGCTGACGCCGTATGAGAACAGCAACCGCATCCCCGTGACGCTGGTCGATGCGCTCACGCGCGAGTCGTCTTCGTACGCCGATCCCGAGCGGCTGCAGCTGCTGGTCGACGCCGTCGGCTATGCGATGCAGCCGGAGATCGCCGGGCATCTGCGCGGACGGGCCGAGGAGCTGCTTGCCGAGCTCGATCCCGCCGAGCGGGAACGGTATTTCACCCCGCGACGGCTGGTAGAGCTGGGCCTGCCGGGGTCCCCGCGGGAGAACGCCCTGCGTCGCGCACTGCGCCCCGTCGGCGGAGTCGGCAGGATCGAGGAGTGGCGACTCCACGCGCTGGGCGCACGGCGACGAGCCGGGCGGGCCTGGCGGGCGATACGAGGACGCTGA
- a CDS encoding N-acetylneuraminate synthase family protein, whose amino-acid sequence MTVSIGSRVIGGGRPAYVIAEIGLNHNGDVDIAKKLIDVAARAGADAVKFQKRTPEISTPEHMRDVPRETPWGVMSYLDYRRRVEFGRDEYVEIGDHATMLGLDWFASPWDVPSVEFLEDLNVVAHKVASASLTDTELLVALRETGKPVILSTGMSTIEQIDRALDTLGTDRVVLMHATSTYPLEPEEANLRVIATLRDRYPGVPVGYSGHERGLQISLAAVAIGAVAVERHITLDRTMWGSDHAASLEPTGLEHLVRDIRVIERATGDGVKRVFDSERAPMAKLRRISA is encoded by the coding sequence ATGACTGTCAGCATCGGATCACGCGTGATCGGCGGTGGGCGTCCCGCCTACGTCATCGCGGAGATCGGCCTGAACCACAACGGCGACGTCGACATCGCGAAGAAGCTCATCGACGTCGCGGCCCGTGCCGGCGCCGACGCCGTGAAGTTCCAGAAGCGCACGCCGGAGATCTCCACTCCCGAGCACATGCGCGACGTTCCGCGTGAGACGCCGTGGGGCGTCATGAGCTATCTCGACTACCGTCGTCGCGTCGAGTTCGGCCGCGACGAGTACGTCGAGATCGGCGACCACGCCACGATGCTGGGCCTGGACTGGTTCGCGTCGCCGTGGGATGTTCCGAGCGTCGAGTTCCTGGAGGACCTCAACGTCGTGGCGCACAAGGTCGCCTCGGCCAGCCTCACCGACACCGAGCTCCTGGTGGCCCTGCGCGAGACCGGCAAGCCCGTCATCCTCTCCACCGGGATGTCGACCATCGAGCAGATCGACCGTGCGCTCGACACCCTCGGCACCGACCGGGTGGTCCTGATGCACGCGACCTCGACCTACCCGCTGGAGCCGGAGGAGGCGAACCTGCGGGTGATCGCGACACTGCGCGACCGCTACCCCGGCGTGCCCGTCGGCTACTCGGGGCACGAGCGCGGGCTCCAGATCTCCCTCGCCGCGGTGGCCATCGGAGCCGTCGCCGTCGAGCGCCACATCACGCTGGATCGCACGATGTGGGGCTCCGACCACGCGGCCTCCCTCGAGCCGACCGGCCTCGAGCACCTCGTGCGCGACATCCGGGTGATCGAGCGCGCGACCGGTGACGGGGTCAAGCGGGTGTTCGACAGCGAGCGCGCGCCGATGGCGAAGCTGCGCCGCATCTCCGCATGA
- a CDS encoding ABC transporter transmembrane domain-containing protein, producing the protein MTATPRRLFGIALKSEGRGVALAGATALLIVHALAEATIPVIIGATIDRAVLPADPVALAIWIGVLVGTFLVLTVSYQSASRLMVSIYGYGEQALRHLTLSRMLRPRLSRRTVTPGEALTFVTSDTYRVAGVAWSVAQQCSTIAAIIGAGFAMLVISPVATLVVFGSTIAMMLVMQVVSRPLERRGFVEQQAATEAGAVAADFMSGFRVLVGIGAREEAVRRYVAASDTSRRAATAAGRSLASYEAVSGTLAAVATTALAGMSAWFAAEGRISIGELVTVLGLAQFISGYLAYAGSFPSNWIHKLASAKRLAEVIDAEDLLDAPATSSASVGPAEDVVLTFRTGSTSAPVEVRERELLGIRPADSDTARALSRLLGLRTRPDHGLVSLAVDGELRDLTDLDPVEYRRRVVAPPHGQTIVSGSLRESVRGHGAEELPHAPFIEMAALHDTVAQVGGWESEVGEAGRRLSGGQRQRIGIARALHADAEVLVLDEPTSAVDAITEAHIARALAEHDETVIVITTSPVLLGACDRVVDLPSEGSDARHE; encoded by the coding sequence GTGACGGCCACGCCGCGGAGGCTCTTCGGGATCGCGCTGAAGTCGGAGGGACGAGGCGTCGCCCTCGCCGGAGCGACCGCGCTGCTCATCGTGCACGCCCTCGCCGAGGCCACGATCCCCGTCATCATCGGAGCGACGATCGACCGCGCCGTGCTCCCCGCCGACCCGGTCGCGCTCGCGATCTGGATCGGGGTGCTGGTCGGCACGTTCCTCGTGCTGACCGTGAGCTACCAGTCCGCCTCCCGACTCATGGTGTCGATCTACGGCTACGGCGAGCAGGCGCTGCGGCACCTCACGCTCTCCCGGATGCTGCGCCCTCGGCTCTCGCGCCGCACGGTCACTCCGGGCGAGGCGCTCACCTTCGTCACCTCCGACACCTACCGCGTGGCCGGGGTCGCCTGGTCGGTGGCGCAGCAGTGCTCCACGATCGCCGCCATCATCGGAGCCGGCTTCGCGATGCTGGTGATCTCGCCCGTCGCGACGCTCGTCGTGTTCGGCTCGACCATCGCGATGATGCTCGTGATGCAGGTCGTGTCGCGTCCGCTGGAACGCCGAGGCTTCGTCGAGCAGCAGGCGGCGACCGAGGCCGGGGCCGTCGCCGCCGACTTCATGAGCGGATTCCGGGTGCTGGTCGGCATCGGTGCGCGCGAGGAAGCCGTGCGGCGCTACGTCGCAGCCAGCGACACCTCCCGCCGCGCCGCGACAGCCGCGGGTCGCTCCCTCGCCTCCTACGAGGCCGTGAGCGGCACCCTCGCCGCCGTCGCGACGACCGCGCTCGCGGGCATGTCTGCGTGGTTCGCCGCGGAAGGACGCATCAGCATCGGCGAGCTGGTCACCGTGCTCGGACTCGCGCAGTTCATCAGCGGCTACCTCGCGTACGCCGGGTCGTTCCCCTCGAACTGGATCCACAAGCTCGCCTCCGCCAAGCGTCTCGCCGAGGTGATCGACGCCGAGGATCTGCTCGATGCGCCCGCGACCTCGTCCGCTTCGGTCGGCCCGGCGGAGGACGTCGTGCTGACCTTCCGGACGGGCTCCACCTCCGCGCCCGTCGAGGTGCGCGAGCGCGAGCTGCTCGGCATCCGTCCCGCCGACAGCGACACGGCTCGCGCCCTCTCCCGGCTCCTCGGCCTGCGCACCCGGCCCGACCACGGCCTCGTCTCGCTCGCGGTCGACGGCGAGCTGCGCGACCTGACCGACCTCGATCCGGTGGAGTACCGCCGTCGCGTCGTCGCTCCGCCGCACGGGCAGACGATCGTGAGCGGATCCCTGCGTGAGTCCGTGCGCGGCCACGGCGCGGAGGAGCTCCCGCACGCGCCGTTCATCGAGATGGCGGCCCTGCACGACACCGTGGCGCAGGTCGGCGGCTGGGAGTCGGAGGTCGGCGAGGCCGGACGACGGCTCTCGGGCGGACAGCGGCAGCGGATCGGCATCGCCCGCGCCCTGCACGCGGATGCCGAGGTGCTCGTGCTCGACGAGCCCACCTCGGCCGTCGACGCCATCACCGAGGCGCACATCGCCCGCGCGCTCGCCGAGCACGACGAGACCGTGATCGTGATCACCACCTCGCCCGTGCTCCTCGGCGCCTGCGATCGGGTGGTCGACCTCCCCTCCGAAGGATCGGACGCACGCCATGAGTGA
- a CDS encoding NYN domain-containing protein: MRTRRTVQVYVDGFALFKGLLQRRFPEHKWLDLSSLSQRLFPHRDVVGVKFFTAQLKPQTNDPGVGQRQQVYWRALRTVGVDIIEGTFRFNRQYLPKSPEELDASGKVVTVKVKRPEEKGSDVALASHLIIDAFERVADSYAVITNDSDLVAPVRMLSDRGHAIALVSVANGMYNKAFDDVGLETVRQIRRGTLSASQLPTELVDTDGKTIRKPSMWP; the protein is encoded by the coding sequence ATGCGAACGCGACGAACCGTGCAGGTCTACGTCGACGGCTTCGCGCTCTTTAAGGGGCTTCTTCAGCGCCGGTTCCCGGAGCATAAATGGCTGGATCTGAGCTCTCTTTCTCAGAGGCTCTTCCCGCATCGAGATGTGGTCGGCGTCAAGTTCTTCACGGCGCAGCTCAAGCCGCAGACGAACGACCCAGGCGTCGGACAGCGCCAGCAGGTGTACTGGCGAGCCCTGCGTACCGTGGGCGTCGACATCATCGAGGGAACGTTCCGATTCAACCGTCAGTATCTGCCGAAGTCGCCCGAGGAGCTGGACGCGTCGGGGAAAGTCGTGACGGTGAAGGTGAAGCGACCTGAAGAGAAGGGCAGCGATGTCGCCCTCGCCTCCCATCTGATCATCGATGCGTTCGAGCGGGTTGCCGACTCATATGCCGTGATCACGAATGACTCTGACCTGGTGGCACCCGTTCGTATGCTCAGCGATCGAGGCCACGCAATCGCGCTCGTGTCTGTGGCGAACGGAATGTACAACAAGGCATTCGACGACGTGGGACTTGAGACCGTGCGCCAGATTCGGCGCGGAACGTTGTCTGCATCGCAGCTCCCGACCGAGCTTGTCGATACTGACGGGAAGACGATCAGGAAACCGTCGATGTGGCCGTAA
- a CDS encoding siderophore-interacting protein translates to MSIHRGIVSSTTTLTPTLVRITLGGEGVADFLSTGIGDEYVRVFFPHGDDPEEVSLPVPAGDWWETPEGAPEAPMRTYTISGVRPDAGELDIDFVIHEAGVAGPWAARAEPGHVLGLNSPTGLYSPPEGITWQVLVADLTGLPAVARIIAEAPEGVRTRVVLEVPSEADRVPLEVGADVEVTWVIGGNGHGPSALGPLVRGIVDDRLSLDEGYVWVAGETVALRDVRKYLRKELGLPATRFKVVGYWTPVAAWDEKFAALPESVQKELDAIWADAEGDEPEDVQVRFEERLDQLGL, encoded by the coding sequence GTGAGCATCCACCGCGGCATCGTCAGCAGCACGACCACCCTCACCCCGACCCTGGTCCGCATCACCCTCGGCGGCGAGGGCGTCGCCGACTTCCTCAGCACCGGCATCGGGGACGAGTACGTGCGGGTGTTCTTCCCGCACGGCGACGACCCGGAGGAGGTGTCGCTGCCCGTGCCCGCGGGCGACTGGTGGGAGACGCCGGAGGGAGCACCCGAGGCTCCGATGCGCACGTACACGATCAGCGGCGTGCGCCCGGACGCCGGCGAGCTCGACATCGACTTCGTGATCCACGAGGCGGGAGTAGCGGGGCCGTGGGCCGCGCGTGCGGAGCCCGGCCACGTGCTCGGGCTGAACTCCCCGACCGGCCTGTACTCGCCGCCGGAGGGCATCACGTGGCAGGTGCTCGTCGCCGACCTGACCGGGCTTCCGGCCGTGGCGCGCATCATCGCCGAGGCGCCGGAGGGCGTGCGCACCCGGGTCGTGCTCGAGGTGCCGAGCGAGGCGGACCGCGTGCCGCTCGAGGTGGGCGCCGATGTCGAGGTCACCTGGGTGATCGGCGGCAACGGCCACGGTCCCAGTGCGCTCGGCCCGCTCGTGCGCGGCATCGTCGACGACCGGCTGTCGCTCGACGAGGGCTACGTGTGGGTGGCCGGCGAGACCGTGGCGCTGCGCGACGTGCGCAAGTACCTGCGCAAGGAGCTCGGCCTGCCCGCGACCCGGTTCAAGGTCGTCGGCTACTGGACGCCGGTCGCCGCCTGGGACGAGAAGTTCGCCGCCCTGCCCGAGTCCGTGCAGAAGGAGTTGGACGCGATCTGGGCCGACGCCGAGGGCGACGAGCCGGAGGACGTGCAGGTGCGCTTCGAGGAGCGGTTGGATCAGCTCGGGTTGTGA